In one window of Hymenobacter nivis DNA:
- the gyrA gene encoding DNA gyrase subunit A has product MADGEKIIPINIEDEMRGAYIDYSMSVIISRALPDVRDGLKPVHRRVLYGMSELGVSYTKAHKKSARIVGEVLGKYHPHGDSSVYDTMVRMAQDWSLRYPLVDGQGNFGSIDGDSPAAMRYTEARLKRIADELLGDLDKDTVDFQPNFDDSLEEPSVLPAKLPNLLLNGTTGIAVGMATNMAPHNLTEVVSGIIAYLEDPTISVAGLMEHVTAPDFPTGGTIYGYEGVRQAFETGRGRVVMRAKARFETSKTGKEQIIVTEIPYMVNKASMIEKTAALINEKKIEGIADLRDESDRDGMRIVYDLKRDAVPGVVLNNLYKYTQLQSSFGVNNVCLVKGRPMTLNLRELIHYFVEHRGEVVVRRTRFELAEAQKRAHILEGLLIALDHLDEVIALIRSSRDGDLARAQLIARFALSEVQARAILDLRLQRLTGLERDKIVAEYEGLMREIDHFQAVLASEELQRGIIKTELLELRDRYGDARRTDINYAGGDFSTEDMIADEAMVITVSREGYVKRTNLDEYRAQARGGLGARGALSKKDDFTEHMFVATTHEYLLFFTELGRVFWLKVYEVPEGGKATKGLPIQNLIEIPREDKIRSVLNVRGLKDPDYLENTYLMFCTEQGTVKKTPLEAYSRPRTAGINAITINEGDRILDVQLLAPNAEVVLALRSGRTVRFNEAKVRTMGRAAAGVRGITLSEAPGDRVVGMVCIADPTQELLVVSENGYGKRSALDEYRITNRGGKGVRAMNITDKTGPLVAIKDVNDTDDLMIINKSGITIRLRMSDLRTIGRATQGVRLLKIGTNDAISSVAKVTADDAEAVESVDGLPAGGPDDAVEASVVAPLAPDATVDALGTDDAD; this is encoded by the coding sequence ATGGCAGACGGCGAAAAAATCATTCCGATCAATATCGAAGACGAGATGCGCGGGGCCTACATCGACTACTCGATGTCGGTCATCATCTCGCGGGCGCTGCCCGACGTGCGCGACGGCCTCAAGCCCGTGCACCGGCGCGTGCTCTACGGCATGAGCGAGCTGGGCGTATCCTACACCAAGGCCCACAAGAAATCGGCCCGCATCGTGGGCGAAGTGCTGGGCAAGTATCACCCGCACGGCGACAGCAGCGTGTACGACACGATGGTGCGCATGGCCCAGGACTGGAGTCTGCGTTACCCGCTGGTGGACGGCCAGGGCAACTTTGGCTCCATCGACGGCGACTCGCCGGCCGCCATGCGCTACACCGAGGCCCGCCTTAAACGCATCGCCGACGAGCTGCTCGGCGACCTAGACAAGGACACGGTGGACTTTCAGCCCAACTTCGACGACTCGCTGGAGGAGCCGAGCGTGCTGCCGGCCAAGCTGCCGAATCTGCTGCTCAATGGTACTACGGGCATTGCCGTGGGCATGGCCACCAACATGGCCCCCCACAACCTCACGGAGGTCGTGAGCGGCATCATTGCCTATTTGGAGGACCCCACCATCAGCGTGGCCGGGCTCATGGAGCACGTTACGGCCCCGGACTTCCCCACCGGCGGCACCATTTACGGCTACGAGGGCGTGCGCCAGGCCTTCGAAACTGGCCGTGGCCGGGTGGTGATGCGCGCCAAAGCCCGCTTTGAAACCAGTAAAACCGGCAAGGAGCAAATCATTGTTACCGAGATTCCCTACATGGTGAACAAGGCGTCGATGATCGAGAAGACGGCCGCGCTCATCAACGAGAAGAAAATTGAGGGTATTGCCGATTTGCGCGACGAGAGCGACCGCGACGGCATGCGCATTGTGTACGACCTCAAGCGCGACGCCGTGCCGGGAGTGGTGCTCAACAACCTTTACAAGTATACCCAGCTGCAAAGCTCGTTTGGCGTGAACAATGTGTGCCTGGTGAAGGGCCGGCCGATGACGCTGAACCTGCGCGAGCTGATTCACTACTTCGTGGAGCACCGCGGCGAAGTCGTCGTGCGCCGCACGCGCTTCGAGCTGGCCGAGGCCCAGAAGCGGGCCCACATTCTCGAAGGCCTGCTCATCGCCCTCGACCACCTCGACGAGGTTATTGCTCTGATCCGCAGCTCGCGTGACGGCGACCTGGCCCGGGCCCAACTCATTGCCCGCTTCGCCCTGAGCGAGGTGCAGGCCCGCGCCATTCTCGATTTGCGTCTGCAACGCCTCACGGGTCTGGAGCGCGACAAAATCGTGGCCGAGTACGAGGGCCTGATGCGCGAGATCGATCACTTTCAGGCTGTGCTGGCCTCGGAGGAGCTGCAGCGCGGCATCATCAAAACCGAGCTACTGGAGTTGCGTGACCGCTACGGCGACGCCCGCCGTACGGACATCAACTATGCCGGCGGCGATTTCTCGACCGAGGACATGATTGCCGACGAGGCCATGGTCATTACCGTGAGCCGCGAGGGCTACGTCAAGCGCACCAACTTGGACGAGTACCGGGCCCAGGCCCGGGGCGGCCTGGGGGCTCGTGGGGCCCTGAGCAAGAAGGACGACTTCACGGAGCACATGTTTGTGGCCACCACCCATGAGTACCTGCTCTTCTTCACTGAGCTGGGCCGTGTGTTCTGGCTGAAGGTGTACGAGGTTCCGGAAGGCGGGAAGGCCACCAAGGGCTTGCCCATCCAGAACCTGATTGAGATTCCGCGCGAGGATAAGATTCGCTCGGTGCTCAACGTGCGGGGCCTTAAGGACCCGGATTACCTGGAGAACACCTATCTCATGTTTTGCACCGAGCAGGGCACGGTGAAAAAAACCCCGCTGGAGGCCTATTCGCGGCCCCGCACGGCGGGCATCAACGCCATCACCATCAACGAAGGCGACCGTATCCTCGACGTGCAGCTGCTGGCCCCCAACGCCGAAGTGGTGCTGGCCCTGCGCTCGGGCCGCACCGTACGCTTTAACGAAGCCAAGGTGCGGACCATGGGCCGGGCGGCGGCCGGCGTGCGCGGCATTACCCTATCTGAGGCCCCCGGCGACCGGGTGGTGGGCATGGTGTGCATCGCCGACCCTACTCAGGAGCTGCTGGTGGTGAGTGAGAACGGCTACGGCAAGCGCAGCGCTCTCGACGAATACCGTATCACCAATCGCGGTGGCAAGGGCGTGCGGGCCATGAACATTACTGACAAAACCGGCCCGTTGGTGGCCATTAAAGATGTGAACGACACGGACGATTTGATGATTATCAACAAGTCGGGTATTACCATTCGCTTGCGTATGAGCGACTTGCGCACCATCGGCCGCGCCACTCAGGGCGTGCGCCTGCTGAAAATTGGCACCAACGACGCTATTTCGTCGGTGGCCAAAGTAACGGCCGACGACGCCGAAGCCGTGGAATCGGTTGACGGGTTGCCCGCTGGGGGCCCCGACGATGCGGTAGAGGCCTCCGTGGTCGCCCCGCTGGCACCCGACGCCACAGTTGACGCGTTGGGTACCGACGACGCCGACTAG
- a CDS encoding HD domain-containing protein, which translates to MDYIAPTAAFIEEKFRHEGSGHDWAHIHRVWALARRLAADSPGADAELTELGALLHDVADWKAHGGDYEAGPRAARAWLAGLGAPDALIGRVETLIREVSFKGLGVPTPVSSVEAALVQDADRLDAIGAVGIARAFAYGGHKGRPLHDPAVPPVAHASFESYKQSTAPTLNHFYEKLLHLHERLQTPAARILAAGRQAYMEAFVAQFLAEWDGEA; encoded by the coding sequence TTGGATTATATCGCCCCAACCGCCGCGTTCATTGAAGAGAAGTTTCGCCACGAGGGCAGCGGCCACGACTGGGCCCACATCCACCGGGTGTGGGCGCTGGCGCGGCGCCTGGCGGCCGATTCGCCCGGGGCCGACGCGGAGCTGACCGAGCTGGGGGCCCTGTTGCACGACGTGGCCGACTGGAAAGCCCACGGCGGCGACTACGAGGCCGGGCCCCGCGCTGCCCGCGCCTGGTTGGCTGGCCTGGGGGCTCCGGATGCCCTCATCGGCCGGGTGGAAACGCTCATTCGCGAGGTGTCCTTCAAGGGGCTGGGGGTGCCCACGCCGGTGTCGTCGGTGGAGGCTGCCCTGGTGCAGGACGCCGACCGGCTCGACGCCATCGGGGCCGTGGGCATTGCCCGGGCCTTTGCCTACGGCGGCCATAAGGGCCGCCCGCTGCATGACCCCGCCGTGCCGCCGGTGGCCCACGCCTCGTTTGAGAGCTATAAGCAAAGCACCGCGCCCACGCTCAACCACTTTTACGAAAAGCTGCTGCACCTGCACGAGCGTCTGCAAACCCCCGCTGCCCGGATCCTCGCCGCCGGCCGCCAAGCCTACATGGAAGCCTTCGTGGCGCAGTTCCTGGCCGAGTGGGACGGGGAGGCGTAG
- a CDS encoding right-handed parallel beta-helix repeat-containing protein yields MRFPVFLLLGLLAAGPRPGPLAMLRKDLKKDFGAVGDGRTNDQAAFVRAAAFFNQRAQGPGGDAPALLFIPRGVYVVGQQAVGPNGYRWGADVLPLVGCRNLTVAGADSARTEIRYAAGLRYGSFDPATGRVFQPPPGYFTDRAYAASGGTCVRLERCENVVVADLALNGNSPQLAVGGAWGDTGIQLPFDGVFVTDSRGVTLRRVAVHHFGRDGAQVLNHLATGLADPARENIRFENSTFDYNGRQGLSLTGVHGFRADHCSFSHTARARNAGLGRVLFSNPAAGVDVEPEGGTVAHLAFVGCCFVDNGGQGLVSDRPAGSHPPATADVRLVDCTLWGTTNWSAWVTQPGFTFENCRVYGAFVHGCAAATAAEATRFVGCTFEDRSYAGRPALGPGLLLSDRHARGLRFAGCRFVATHGALLRAVPLAADAADSAAAFHFRGCTFEWNAPGAPVAPGPALLLAGPVFSGTTVFRTGPGPNAAAGAPGPPPALVLGDVRAPLPAVLWAPGRLELRVRGAVTLVRGRFDVARGSSRPTDSARVAVGAGHALALAAAAPGDTATLYLGPTARLVIERGGALELRRYARVVVAGQLVVEAGAYYVRDPLATVRTEGRGQLLVSPAAVLAPPSPAQR; encoded by the coding sequence ATGCGCTTCCCCGTTTTCTTGCTGCTTGGGCTGCTGGCCGCCGGGCCCCGGCCGGGGCCCTTGGCTATGCTGCGCAAAGACCTGAAAAAGGACTTCGGGGCGGTGGGCGACGGCCGTACCAACGACCAGGCGGCGTTTGTGCGGGCGGCGGCGTTTTTCAACCAGCGGGCCCAGGGGCCCGGCGGCGATGCGCCGGCGCTGCTCTTCATTCCGCGGGGCGTGTACGTGGTGGGCCAGCAGGCGGTTGGTCCTAACGGCTACCGCTGGGGGGCCGATGTGCTGCCACTGGTGGGCTGCCGCAACCTCACGGTGGCGGGCGCTGACAGCGCCCGCACTGAGATTCGGTACGCCGCCGGCCTGCGCTACGGCTCGTTCGACCCCGCCACCGGCCGGGTGTTTCAGCCGCCGCCGGGTTACTTCACCGATCGGGCCTACGCGGCCAGCGGCGGGACGTGCGTGCGGTTGGAACGCTGCGAAAACGTGGTGGTGGCCGATCTGGCCCTCAACGGCAACAGCCCGCAGCTGGCGGTGGGCGGCGCCTGGGGCGACACCGGCATCCAGCTGCCCTTCGACGGGGTGTTCGTGACAGATTCGCGCGGGGTGACGCTGCGCCGGGTTGCCGTGCACCACTTCGGCCGCGACGGCGCGCAGGTGCTCAACCACCTGGCCACCGGCCTGGCCGACCCGGCGCGGGAAAACATCCGCTTCGAAAACTCCACTTTCGACTACAACGGCCGCCAGGGTCTCTCGCTGACAGGGGTGCACGGCTTCCGGGCCGATCATTGCAGCTTCAGCCATACGGCCCGGGCCCGCAACGCCGGCCTGGGCCGGGTCCTGTTCTCGAACCCCGCCGCGGGCGTCGACGTCGAGCCCGAGGGCGGCACTGTGGCCCACCTGGCTTTTGTGGGCTGCTGCTTCGTCGACAATGGTGGCCAGGGCTTGGTTTCGGACCGGCCGGCTGGCTCGCACCCCCCCGCCACGGCCGACGTGCGGCTGGTGGACTGTACGCTTTGGGGCACCACCAACTGGTCGGCGTGGGTAACGCAGCCGGGCTTTACGTTTGAGAACTGCCGGGTGTACGGGGCCTTTGTGCACGGCTGCGCCGCCGCCACGGCCGCTGAGGCCACGCGTTTCGTGGGCTGCACCTTCGAAGACCGGTCCTACGCCGGCCGCCCGGCCCTGGGCCCCGGCCTGCTGCTCTCCGATCGCCACGCCCGCGGCCTGCGCTTCGCCGGCTGCCGCTTTGTTGCCACCCACGGGGCCTTGCTGCGCGCCGTGCCGCTGGCCGCAGACGCGGCCGATTCGGCCGCCGCATTTCATTTCCGCGGCTGCACGTTTGAGTGGAACGCGCCCGGGGCCCCGGTGGCCCCGGGCCCGGCGCTGCTGCTGGCGGGCCCGGTGTTCAGCGGCACCACTGTGTTCCGCACCGGCCCCGGCCCCAATGCGGCCGCTGGGGCCCCGGGTCCGCCGCCGGCGTTGGTGCTGGGCGACGTCCGGGCGCCCTTGCCGGCGGTGCTGTGGGCCCCGGGCCGGCTGGAGCTGCGGGTGCGCGGGGCGGTTACCCTCGTGCGGGGCCGTTTCGACGTGGCCCGGGGCTCCAGCCGGCCCACCGATTCGGCCCGGGTGGCGGTGGGAGCGGGGCACGCCCTGGCACTGGCCGCCGCCGCGCCCGGCGACACGGCCACGCTCTACCTCGGGCCTACCGCCCGGCTGGTCATCGAGCGGGGCGGGGCCCTGGAGCTGCGCCGCTACGCCCGCGTGGTGGTGGCCGGCCAGCTGGTGGTGGAAGCCGGGGCCTACTACGTCCGCGACCCGTTGGCCACCGTGCGCACCGAAGGCCGCGGCCAGTTGCTGGTGTCGCCCGCGGCCGTGCTGGCCCCGCCTTCGCCGGCCCAGCGGTAG
- a CDS encoding type II toxin-antitoxin system HicA family toxin, with translation MAQLDKLRARLCAKPKDFTWDELVKLLAAFGFEALGKGKTAGSRRQFFNPATQVAISMHKPHPGNILKEYQLKEIITLLGIC, from the coding sequence GTGGCCCAACTCGATAAACTGCGGGCCCGGCTCTGTGCCAAGCCCAAGGATTTTACTTGGGACGAGCTGGTGAAGCTGTTGGCGGCTTTCGGCTTCGAGGCCCTGGGCAAGGGCAAAACGGCGGGCAGCCGCCGGCAATTTTTCAATCCGGCGACCCAGGTTGCCATCAGTATGCACAAACCGCATCCGGGCAACATTCTCAAAGAATACCAACTCAAGGAAATTATCACCCTGCTGGGCATTTGCTGA
- a CDS encoding type II toxin-antitoxin system HicB family antitoxin: MENGLIYKSYVGSVQYNATDEIFHGKIEAITDLVTFEADSAKQLRPEFEQAVDDYLALCAAVGKAPNKTFTGSFNVRLGPELHRKAALVSTGRGISLNQLVSQAVRQFVTQGE, encoded by the coding sequence ATGGAAAACGGACTCATCTATAAAAGCTACGTCGGCTCGGTACAGTACAATGCGACCGATGAGATTTTCCACGGCAAAATCGAAGCCATCACCGATTTGGTGACGTTTGAGGCCGATTCGGCCAAGCAGCTCCGGCCCGAGTTTGAGCAGGCTGTGGACGATTATCTGGCGCTGTGCGCCGCGGTAGGCAAGGCCCCCAACAAGACCTTCACGGGCAGCTTCAACGTGCGCCTGGGCCCCGAGTTACACCGCAAAGCCGCGCTGGTTTCTACGGGCCGAGGCATCAGTCTCAACCAACTGGTGAGCCAGGCCGTCCGCCAATTTGTGACGCAAGGTGAATGA
- a CDS encoding helix-turn-helix domain-containing protein, with translation MAIKPICTEADYRATLARVEAIFLAQPGKPEFDELDTLTMTIEAYEAQHYAIPKPVEHEFNQTNTGPIIGYLALLGLFFCVCTLVGCHVPRTIHVTSYTQGKKLAAGYERYYTPRQRATCWLGPPPASCTRLRRTNPTKQAIILGQVDEILENGGLIPAPVTLIKIDQFRTSADAAGRYVQVVSPGRHTVQAGWIGLLWSKAPPLQIAQGDSVRINFQLMPDFRPLID, from the coding sequence ATGGCTATCAAACCCATCTGCACCGAGGCTGACTATCGCGCTACACTGGCCCGCGTAGAAGCCATCTTTTTGGCTCAACCCGGCAAACCGGAATTTGACGAGTTGGATACTCTTACTATGACTATCGAAGCCTACGAGGCCCAGCACTATGCCATTCCCAAACCTGTAGAGCACGAGTTCAATCAGACAAACACAGGTCCTATAATTGGCTATCTGGCTTTACTCGGACTGTTTTTTTGCGTCTGTACCTTAGTAGGATGCCATGTACCGCGCACAATTCATGTCACGAGCTATACTCAGGGCAAAAAGTTAGCGGCGGGATACGAGCGGTACTATACCCCACGTCAAAGGGCCACTTGTTGGCTGGGGCCGCCGCCCGCATCCTGCACCCGTCTGCGGCGAACGAATCCTACCAAACAAGCCATTATATTGGGCCAAGTCGATGAAATATTGGAGAATGGAGGATTGATACCCGCTCCTGTCACCCTTATCAAAATCGACCAATTCCGCACATCTGCCGATGCAGCAGGGCGGTATGTACAGGTAGTAAGCCCGGGCCGGCACACCGTACAGGCAGGATGGATAGGGCTACTCTGGTCGAAAGCGCCACCGTTACAGATTGCGCAAGGCGATTCCGTGCGCATCAATTTTCAGCTGATGCCCGATTTTAGGCCCCTGATAGATTAA
- a CDS encoding AAA domain-containing protein — MTETTLPPTDPYAIEKELRQVQALMKLEQQEDLVQFKLKNAKASIQERQQRGLTWYPVTITKEDVGFGGKVVLELERPAGQQGLHLFQVGKNASLFGNVAGRAATDRPTLSGVITSVRRNKLLLATTKEDLPDWVTEGHKLGIDLTFDEVSYREMDYALGKVMGAYGDRLAELRDILLGARPARFRAEKADDIFYPSPLNDSQQAAVRHVLAAQDVAIVHGPPGTGKTTTLVQAILETIRRERRVLVCAPSNTAVDLLTEKLAERGVNVIRMGNPSRVSDLLLEHTLDAQVMAHKSYNELRSMRQTAEQYRETAGKHVRNFGWEEQQQRRMLKEEARALHQAADDLERYITEDLLEQVQVITCTLVGASNRNIRHLTYETVFIDEAAQALEPGCWIPISKAKRVVLAGDHHQLPPTVKSEKAGALRETLFEKAIKRQPAAARMLTVQYRMHEQIMQFSSDQFYDGKLTAYATVRHAGLENYDLRFAPDLPVEFLDTAGFGFTEITIPESRSTANPEEADLLLKRLAQLLEPYDPADHEDDLLSIGVIAPYRAQINYLKDAVEENDELNGLMTHRMLSIGTVDSFQGQERDIIAISLTRSNNHGEIGFLSDVRRMNVGMTRARRKLLLVGDSSTLSANPFFKRLLAYIESIGGYRTAWEMQD; from the coding sequence TTGACTGAAACTACCCTCCCCCCCACCGACCCTTACGCCATCGAGAAAGAGCTGCGCCAGGTGCAGGCCCTGATGAAGCTGGAACAGCAGGAAGACCTGGTGCAGTTCAAGCTCAAAAACGCCAAGGCCAGCATTCAGGAGCGCCAGCAGCGGGGCCTCACCTGGTACCCGGTCACCATCACCAAGGAAGACGTGGGCTTCGGCGGCAAGGTGGTACTGGAGCTGGAGCGCCCCGCCGGCCAGCAGGGCCTGCACCTGTTTCAGGTGGGCAAAAACGCCTCGCTGTTTGGCAACGTGGCCGGGCGCGCGGCCACCGACCGGCCTACCCTGAGCGGCGTGATTACCAGCGTGCGGCGCAACAAGCTACTGCTGGCCACCACCAAGGAAGACCTGCCCGACTGGGTGACCGAGGGCCACAAGCTGGGCATCGACCTCACCTTCGACGAGGTGAGCTACCGCGAGATGGACTACGCCCTGGGCAAGGTGATGGGGGCCTACGGCGACCGCCTGGCCGAGCTGCGCGACATCCTGCTGGGGGCCCGGCCCGCCCGCTTCCGCGCCGAGAAAGCCGACGATATTTTTTACCCCAGCCCGCTGAACGATTCGCAGCAAGCCGCCGTGCGCCACGTGCTGGCGGCGCAGGACGTGGCCATCGTGCACGGCCCCCCTGGCACGGGCAAAACCACGACGCTGGTGCAGGCCATTCTGGAAACCATCCGGCGCGAACGGCGGGTGCTTGTCTGCGCGCCCAGCAATACGGCCGTAGATTTACTGACCGAAAAGCTGGCCGAGCGCGGCGTGAACGTCATCCGCATGGGCAACCCCTCGCGGGTGTCGGACCTGCTGCTCGAGCACACGCTCGACGCCCAGGTAATGGCCCACAAGAGCTACAACGAGCTGCGCAGTATGCGCCAAACGGCCGAGCAATACCGCGAAACGGCCGGCAAGCACGTACGCAACTTTGGTTGGGAAGAGCAGCAGCAGCGCCGCATGCTGAAGGAAGAAGCCCGGGCCCTGCACCAGGCCGCCGACGATTTGGAGCGCTACATCACGGAGGATTTGCTGGAGCAGGTGCAGGTGATTACCTGCACGCTGGTGGGGGCCTCCAACCGCAACATTCGCCACCTCACCTACGAGACGGTGTTCATCGATGAGGCCGCCCAGGCCCTGGAACCCGGCTGCTGGATTCCCATCAGCAAGGCCAAGCGCGTGGTACTGGCCGGCGACCACCACCAGCTGCCACCAACAGTGAAAAGCGAGAAAGCCGGGGCCCTGCGCGAAACGCTGTTCGAGAAAGCCATCAAGCGCCAGCCCGCCGCGGCCCGGATGCTGACGGTGCAGTACCGCATGCACGAGCAAATCATGCAGTTCAGCTCCGACCAGTTTTACGACGGCAAACTGACGGCCTACGCCACCGTGCGCCACGCCGGCCTGGAGAACTACGACCTGCGCTTCGCCCCCGACCTGCCGGTGGAATTCCTCGACACGGCCGGCTTCGGCTTCACCGAAATCACCATCCCCGAAAGCCGCTCGACGGCCAACCCCGAGGAGGCCGACTTGCTACTCAAGCGCTTAGCCCAATTGCTGGAGCCCTACGACCCCGCCGACCACGAGGACGACCTGCTCAGCATCGGCGTGATTGCACCGTACCGCGCCCAAATCAATTACCTGAAGGACGCAGTGGAGGAAAACGACGAGCTGAACGGACTCATGACTCATCGGATGCTCAGCATCGGCACCGTCGATTCGTTCCAGGGCCAGGAGCGCGACATCATCGCCATCAGCCTGACACGCAGCAATAACCACGGCGAAATCGGCTTCCTGAGCGACGTGCGCCGCATGAACGTGGGCATGACCCGCGCCCGCCGCAAGCTGCTGCTCGTGGGCGACTCCAGCACGCTCAGCGCCAACCCGTTCTTCAAACGGCTGCTGGCCTACATCGAAAGCATCGGCGGCTACCGCACCGCTTGGGAAATGCAGGATTAG
- a CDS encoding SMP-30/gluconolactonase/LRE family protein: MKISPSIWAAVLTSGTLLSSCGPQQSAKKNADAKATDQTADAIKKADTARIGATPRLLATFPDSLNTPDGLALAPDGRVFLSIPNLADNQYPARIVELTANGYQPFINNLPVEPTTKKAAPMDLALGPDGNLYYAENQYENSKDFKSRLMRVRMTGGKPGAIETVVDKFALANGVVWKGNDLYVTDSQWDMPSDDKGSAIMHFTLAELSKPGTIHLVPKTKDPHVLAQFTTAVNETEVDNGADGIDYDSQGNLYTGSYGDGKLYRVKLKPDGTYASQEVVTVQGAKIPCIDGLVIDRKTDKAYVCSSRLNAIDVVGLKSGAHTVLSRNGDTDGANGLLDQPAEVLLKGKQLIISNYDDPSKHFVNKKSDAPHTESVIDLK, encoded by the coding sequence ATGAAAATTTCACCATCCATTTGGGCGGCCGTGCTCACCAGCGGCACCCTGCTCTCCAGTTGCGGGCCTCAGCAATCGGCCAAAAAGAATGCCGATGCCAAGGCCACCGACCAAACCGCCGACGCCATTAAGAAGGCCGATACGGCCCGCATCGGCGCCACGCCCCGCCTGCTCGCCACCTTCCCTGACTCGCTGAATACGCCCGATGGCCTGGCCCTGGCCCCCGACGGCCGGGTGTTTTTGTCGATTCCTAATCTGGCCGATAACCAGTACCCGGCGCGCATCGTGGAGCTGACGGCCAACGGCTACCAGCCGTTCATCAACAACCTGCCCGTGGAGCCGACTACCAAAAAAGCTGCCCCCATGGACTTGGCTTTGGGCCCCGACGGTAACCTGTACTACGCCGAAAACCAGTACGAAAACAGTAAGGATTTTAAATCGCGCCTGATGCGGGTGCGCATGACGGGCGGCAAGCCCGGAGCCATCGAAACGGTGGTGGACAAATTTGCTTTGGCCAACGGCGTGGTGTGGAAAGGTAACGACCTGTACGTGACTGATAGCCAGTGGGACATGCCCAGCGACGACAAGGGCAGCGCTATTATGCACTTCACCTTGGCTGAGTTGAGCAAGCCCGGCACCATCCACCTCGTGCCCAAAACCAAGGACCCGCACGTGCTGGCTCAGTTCACGACGGCCGTGAACGAGACGGAAGTGGACAACGGGGCCGACGGCATCGACTACGATAGCCAGGGCAACCTCTACACCGGCTCGTACGGCGACGGCAAGCTCTACCGGGTGAAGCTGAAGCCCGACGGCACCTACGCCAGCCAGGAAGTAGTGACCGTGCAGGGTGCGAAAATTCCGTGCATCGATGGTCTGGTCATCGACCGTAAAACCGACAAGGCCTACGTTTGCAGTTCGCGCCTCAACGCCATCGACGTGGTGGGCCTGAAAAGCGGGGCCCACACGGTGCTCTCGCGCAACGGCGATACCGATGGGGCCAACGGCCTGCTCGACCAGCCGGCTGAAGTGCTGCTCAAAGGCAAGCAGCTGATTATCTCCAACTACGACGACCCTAGTAAGCACTTCGTCAACAAGAAGTCCGACGCTCCGCACACCGAGTCGGTCATCGACTTGAAGTAG
- a CDS encoding histidine phosphatase family protein produces the protein MNVTKPWTLRAAWVLLLLLVLAAGSSRRARRAARSYRVRGAPRRQRSYPRRGPNPPLTAAGRARAGALARALRRVHPAALFTTNTLRTRATLVPLAAATGLAPYLYDARQPGALADTLRRAYAGRAVVVVGHSNTLLPLLAALGAPAPMAAIGDDEYRYLFEVRVPAQGPATVRVRHYGAK, from the coding sequence ATGAATGTCACGAAGCCTTGGACGTTGCGCGCCGCGTGGGTCCTGTTGTTACTGCTGGTGCTGGCGGCCGGGTCTAGCCGCCGCGCCCGTCGCGCCGCCCGCTCTTACCGTGTACGTGGTGCGCCACGCCGACAAAGATCTTACCCCCGGCGCGGACCTAACCCGCCCCTGACGGCCGCCGGCCGGGCCCGCGCCGGGGCCCTGGCTAGGGCCCTGCGCCGGGTGCACCCGGCGGCGCTGTTCACCACCAATACCCTGCGCACCCGCGCCACCCTTGTCCCGCTGGCCGCCGCCACCGGCCTGGCCCCGTACCTCTACGACGCCCGGCAGCCGGGGGCGCTGGCCGACACGCTGCGCCGCGCCTACGCCGGCCGGGCCGTGGTGGTGGTGGGCCATTCCAACACGCTGCTACCGCTGCTGGCCGCGCTGGGGGCCCCCGCGCCAATGGCCGCTATCGGCGACGACGAATACAGGTATTTGTTCGAGGTGCGCGTGCCGGCCCAGGGCCCCGCCACGGTGCGCGTGCGCCACTACGGGGCAAAATAG